In Candidatus Bathyarchaeota archaeon, one DNA window encodes the following:
- a CDS encoding ribosomal protein L13e: MARMVTPIVKRGSLIREGRGFSIGELVKLGLNVGEARHLGIPVDERRSTSYEENVERLKSWIAEAEKTGFRTPEPRQSSKRKRGRVYRGLTSSGKEMRGLRKKRGLGKQ; this comes from the coding sequence TTGGCTAGGATGGTCACACCAATAGTTAAGAGGGGCTCCCTGATAAGGGAGGGAAGGGGATTTTCGATAGGAGAACTCGTGAAATTGGGCCTCAACGTAGGAGAGGCCCGCCACCTAGGCATCCCGGTCGACGAGAGGAGGAGCACCAGCTACGAGGAGAATGTGGAGAGGCTGAAGAGCTGGATAGCCGAAGCGGAGAAGACGGGCTTTAGGACCCCCGAACCAAGACAGAGCTCCAAGAGGAAGAGGGGGCGGGTCTACAGAGGCCTAACGAGCTCAGGGAAGGAGATGAGAGGCCTAAGGAAGAAGAGAGGTTTAGGGAAACAATAA